From Lewinellaceae bacterium:
CCGAACCCGAACCGCAAGAGCAGTGCCACAAATCAAAAATCATAAATCACATATCCTAAATCATACATCGCCCTGCCGGATTTTTGATGTGCGATGTGCGATGTTTGATTTTTGATGTGCCAGAGCCATGCTTCCTCACCTGCTCACCACCAGCTTCCCCCCCTTCACTACCTCCCCTCCCCGAAATATACTGTAAAAATACAACCCCGCCGCTACGCCTGAAAGCTCGATGCGAAACTCCCTGCTGCCCACTCCCAGCGCCTCTTCCAGCACCACCTGCCCCAGCCCATTGTACAACACTACCCGCCCGGGCCGCCGCAGGGCCTGCTCGAACACTACCTTGACATAACCGGGCGCGGGGTTGGGGAAGACATAGGCTTTTGGCACGGAAGGCGGCGCCTCTTTGATGGAAACTACCGGCTCGCAGGGGGGCGGCGGGGCCTCCCCTTCCACCAGGGGGCCGAGGCGGTAGTTGGGGAAGTGGGGTAGGGAGCGGCGATGATTAAATGGTAATTGTACAGCATGTTGCTCAAAGTTGCAGACCAGCCCAGGCTCGTCCGGATTGTGGATGACGTGTAATACATCTACAGTGGCGAAGGTATTAATGTATATTTTACAATCAGGAGCAAGTTGAGCATTGTGAAACGTTGTCGGAAATGGGGACTGAAACCCATCGTAGATTCCAACGACTTCGACGGATGAAAAAATATCTTCCGCTTCCAGGTCAAATTGAAAGAGAGTATCTTTTGCAGAAACATAAAGATATCGGGAATTGGGAGAAACAGCAACACCACTGCCAATGCCTTCACTCTCAACAGGTAGGTGTTTGAACTTACTCAGGGTACCTGTTTGTCGGTCGAAATTGAACATAAAAACTCCATCCGGCGAGTTATAGCGAAAATAATATTGTCCATCAGGAGAAAAAACTGCTTGACCACCCTCAGTTGCAGCGATTCCAATGTCTTGTTCATATTGGTCAAAAGTACCAGAACTGGTTATTTGGATAACCTTGTATATGCCTTCATTTTTCTTTGCAGAAATGACCCACCAGTCAATCCCATTTGCATGCTTGACTGCGGTAAGTTGACCAAAGGTCAATGGCTCCTGAATAAGAGAAATATTTTTTTGAATAACACTTCCGTTTCCTT
This genomic window contains:
- a CDS encoding T9SS type A sorting domain-containing protein — encoded protein: MKNNLKKIGILFLLGLPLFVYGQKHDYVWMFGYDSNQTSGYPGVEGIIADFNALPVSFDYQVTNMNIFVSNATISDSLGNLLFYTNGCFIAGTGHELMENGDNLNPGEVHDIQCEYGYTAGTQSCLILPNPANSNQYYVLHKHIIYEYEPEFDVITEILYYSLVDMSLNEGNGSVIQKNISLIQEPLTFGQLTAVKHANGIDWWVISAKKNEGIYKVIQITSSGTFDQYEQDIGIAATEGGQAVFSPDGQYYFRYNSPDGVFMFNFDRQTGTLSKFKHLPVESEGIGSGVAVSPNSRYLYVSAKDTLFQFDLEAEDIFSSVEVVGIYDGFQSPFPTTFHNAQLAPDCKIYINTFATVDVLHVIHNPDEPGLVCNFEQHAVQLPFNHRRSLPHFPNYRLGPLVEGEAPPPPCEPVVSIKEAPPSVPKAYVFPNPAPGYVKVVFEQALRRPGRVVLYNGLGQVVLEEALGVGSREFRIELSGVAAGLYFYSIFRGGEVVKGGKLVVSR